A genomic region of Mitsuaria sp. 7 contains the following coding sequences:
- a CDS encoding MFS transporter, translated as MFKPLQTRWQSAPRPAALGFLLLCCAGIADGALLPFLALWAVDEAAIPVGAVGLLIGCYAAGELLAAPFLGGIADRIGRRPVLIVAALGVGTGIGSLCFVHGTVAAAAVLLLTGIFESVLHPTVMAVIADSTPAHEHRRWFGVASVASGSGHILGPLLGAALALLSLRAVFVVAGGILLLGGLIALLALPETMAAAEAEPLIAEEEEWSDGNDGNDGDDGDDGDDAEDEGEEGLSALMPAFRDGRLARLLLWVLLFEVAGSWIEALIPLYARDAGTLTPSGVGALFAFGAALAVGLQLRISRLTQARSVRWLVLAAGGATASAFIVLALSPALAAMVVAVSLCAVAQMLVGPLVPTAVIALAPGTQRASYLAASSVAVDLRDSLGPALGTMLYALAPTAPWLMGVPFVVIAALGLARSAGRHADAPASAGAQPGVPMNARGG; from the coding sequence ATGTTCAAACCCCTTCAAACGCGCTGGCAGTCGGCGCCTCGCCCGGCCGCGCTGGGCTTTCTGCTCCTGTGCTGCGCCGGGATCGCCGACGGCGCGCTTCTCCCCTTCCTGGCGCTGTGGGCCGTCGACGAGGCCGCCATCCCGGTCGGCGCCGTCGGTCTTCTCATCGGCTGCTATGCGGCGGGCGAGCTCCTTGCCGCGCCGTTCCTGGGCGGCATCGCGGACCGGATCGGCCGCCGGCCCGTGCTGATCGTCGCCGCGCTCGGCGTCGGGACGGGCATCGGGTCGCTGTGCTTCGTCCATGGCACGGTCGCGGCGGCGGCGGTCCTGCTGCTGACGGGCATCTTCGAGTCCGTCCTGCATCCGACGGTGATGGCGGTGATCGCCGATTCGACGCCGGCCCATGAGCATCGCCGCTGGTTCGGCGTCGCGTCGGTGGCGTCCGGCAGCGGACACATCCTCGGACCCTTGCTGGGGGCGGCGTTGGCGCTCCTGTCGCTGCGCGCCGTGTTCGTGGTGGCGGGCGGCATCCTGCTGCTGGGCGGCCTGATCGCGCTGCTGGCCTTGCCCGAGACGATGGCGGCGGCCGAGGCCGAGCCGCTCATCGCTGAGGAAGAAGAGTGGTCGGACGGGAACGACGGGAACGACGGGGACGACGGGGACGACGGGGACGACGCGGAGGACGAAGGAGAGGAAGGCCTGTCCGCGCTGATGCCCGCATTCCGTGACGGTCGCCTGGCCCGGCTGTTGCTGTGGGTCCTGCTTTTCGAGGTGGCGGGAAGCTGGATCGAAGCGCTGATCCCGCTGTACGCGCGCGATGCGGGCACGCTCACGCCGTCGGGCGTCGGCGCGCTGTTCGCCTTCGGGGCCGCACTGGCCGTGGGCCTGCAACTGCGGATCAGCCGGCTCACGCAGGCGAGGTCGGTCCGGTGGCTGGTCTTGGCGGCAGGCGGCGCAACAGCGTCGGCCTTCATCGTTCTGGCCCTCTCGCCGGCCCTGGCCGCGATGGTCGTCGCCGTCAGCCTGTGCGCCGTGGCGCAGATGCTGGTCGGACCGCTGGTCCCCACCGCGGTGATCGCGCTGGCGCCCGGCACGCAGCGCGCGTCCTACCTGGCGGCCTCGTCCGTGGCGGTCGATCTCAGGGATTCGCTCGGACCGGCGTTGGGCACGATGCTCTACGCGCTGGCACCGACGGCGCCCTGGCTGATGGGCGTTCCCTTCGTCGTGATCGCGGCGCTCGGTCTGGCGAGATCGGCAGGACGCCACGCGGATGCGCCGGCGTCTGCCGGCGCCCAGCCCGGCGTCCCGATGAATGCCCGAGGCGGCTAG
- a CDS encoding MetQ/NlpA family ABC transporter substrate-binding protein, with the protein MATRRSALVRLGVTAAAALLFSGASRAEEIIKIAVTNGPHAQIAEVAKQVAARDGLTLQIVEFSDYVQPNAALDAGDVQANSYQHLPFLQSQIQARGYKLSAVGVTVTAPLGFYSKRVKRLDQLATGARIAIPNDPTNSGRALQLLHKAGILTLKSGAGISATTLDIAENPRQLRIVQVDAAQLPRTLDDVDASAINTNYAVQAGLSPKRDAIAIEDAKSPYANLIAVRTQDKDRPWVPKLVRAFQSTEVRQFVAERFADSLVVAF; encoded by the coding sequence ATGGCCACTCGACGTTCCGCCCTCGTCCGCCTCGGCGTCACCGCCGCCGCCGCGCTGCTCTTCTCCGGCGCGAGCCGCGCTGAAGAGATCATCAAGATCGCCGTCACCAACGGCCCGCATGCGCAGATCGCCGAGGTCGCGAAGCAGGTCGCCGCCCGCGACGGCCTCACGCTGCAGATCGTCGAGTTCTCCGACTACGTGCAGCCCAACGCCGCGCTCGACGCCGGCGACGTGCAGGCCAACAGCTATCAGCATCTGCCCTTCCTGCAGTCGCAGATCCAGGCGCGCGGCTACAAGCTCAGCGCGGTCGGCGTCACCGTCACCGCGCCGCTGGGCTTCTACTCGAAGCGCGTCAAGCGGCTCGACCAACTCGCGACCGGCGCCCGCATCGCCATCCCCAACGATCCGACCAACAGCGGCCGCGCGCTGCAACTGCTGCACAAGGCCGGCATCCTCACGCTGAAGTCCGGTGCGGGGATTTCCGCCACGACGCTCGATATCGCGGAGAACCCACGCCAGCTGCGGATCGTCCAGGTCGACGCCGCGCAACTGCCGCGCACGCTGGACGACGTGGACGCCAGCGCGATCAATACCAACTACGCGGTGCAAGCGGGACTCAGCCCCAAGCGCGACGCGATCGCGATCGAGGACGCGAAGAGCCCCTACGCCAACCTCATCGCCGTGAGGACGCAGGACAAGGACCGACCCTGGGTGCCCAAGCTGGTCCGCGCCTTCCAGTCGACCGAGGTCCGGCAGTTCGTCGCGGAGCGCTTCGCGGATTCGCTGGTCGTCGCGTTCTGA
- a CDS encoding tetratricopeptide repeat protein: MSRKNEQAFRERAAADALADQGRWQDAAESYRALAEAGSQDEVLFHNWGVTLRELARPQEAIAAFEQALGLKPSYAKAFHGLSLAYRDLGAADSARMAIELALENDPGRDIFRLELIDQLIHAGEWDAALQQADRFDRDDPGYPVAQNLKGLALRKTGSMAAALDAFGHAIDADPRFAAPLQNRANLHLRARRFSLAVADFDAAIALAPQTAWLAGLRLYAAMHVFDWRGHAQQRQTLLKRVEAGEPVAQPLIVQHLTDDPALQQVAAKTWAARTLPTPRLAERHLGFPAGRKIRIAYVSRDFHSHPVAYLIAEVLALHDRQVFDVAVINYGSGSDDPMQRRLRAGVDAFLDVQHSSDEQIVQICRELSIDIAVDLTGYTDHARSAIFAHRIAPVQVLYLGYLGTAGAALYDYVVADRYLVDERTRGFVDEKLMVLPSYQANDRQRPRPAGGDQRAIAGLPENAFVFCCFNNPAKLTPSMFAAWARILGRVPGSVLWLLAEEDEAIRNLRSHAAELGLDPAWLVFADRCDRETYLARLASADLFLDTLPYNAGTTASDALWMGLPVLTQAGQSFAGRMASSLLHAVGLPELVVATQDEYVDTAVALATDGDSFNELRNRLQENRDSAVLFDTPAFTRCLELAYLTALSGTQEGDIAVGETIAPHRSDTPWHIGNTAITSP; encoded by the coding sequence TTGAGCAGGAAGAACGAACAGGCGTTTCGTGAGCGCGCGGCCGCCGATGCGCTGGCCGATCAAGGCCGCTGGCAGGACGCAGCCGAGAGCTACCGCGCCTTGGCCGAGGCGGGCAGCCAGGATGAAGTGCTCTTCCACAACTGGGGCGTGACGCTGCGCGAGCTGGCCCGGCCGCAGGAGGCGATCGCCGCGTTCGAACAGGCCCTCGGTCTGAAGCCGTCCTATGCGAAGGCCTTCCACGGACTGAGTCTGGCCTACCGGGACCTCGGCGCCGCGGACTCGGCGCGGATGGCGATCGAGCTCGCCCTGGAGAACGACCCCGGGCGCGACATCTTCCGGCTGGAGCTGATCGATCAGCTGATCCATGCGGGCGAATGGGACGCCGCCCTGCAGCAGGCGGATCGATTCGACCGGGACGATCCGGGCTACCCCGTCGCCCAGAACCTGAAGGGACTGGCGCTTCGCAAGACGGGATCGATGGCCGCCGCGCTCGACGCCTTCGGCCACGCGATTGATGCGGACCCGCGCTTTGCCGCGCCGCTTCAGAACCGGGCGAACCTGCATCTCCGCGCCAGGCGGTTCTCGCTGGCCGTGGCGGACTTCGACGCGGCGATCGCGCTGGCGCCGCAGACGGCATGGTTGGCCGGGCTGCGGCTGTATGCCGCGATGCATGTCTTCGATTGGCGCGGCCATGCGCAGCAGCGGCAGACGCTTCTCAAGCGCGTGGAGGCCGGCGAGCCTGTCGCGCAGCCGCTGATCGTCCAGCACCTGACGGACGATCCTGCGCTGCAGCAGGTCGCGGCGAAGACCTGGGCTGCGCGGACGCTGCCGACACCCCGGCTCGCCGAGCGTCACTTGGGCTTTCCCGCGGGACGCAAGATCCGCATCGCCTATGTGTCCCGCGACTTCCACAGCCACCCTGTCGCCTACCTGATCGCGGAGGTGCTGGCGCTGCACGACCGGCAGGTCTTCGACGTCGCGGTCATCAACTACGGCAGCGGCAGCGACGACCCGATGCAGCGCCGGTTGCGCGCCGGCGTCGATGCGTTCCTCGATGTCCAGCACTCGTCCGACGAGCAGATCGTCCAGATCTGCCGCGAGCTGTCGATCGACATCGCCGTCGACCTGACGGGCTACACCGACCATGCCCGCAGCGCGATCTTCGCGCACCGGATCGCGCCGGTGCAGGTGCTCTATCTGGGATACCTCGGGACCGCAGGCGCTGCGCTGTACGACTACGTCGTCGCGGACCGGTACCTCGTCGACGAGCGCACACGCGGCTTCGTCGATGAGAAGCTGATGGTGCTGCCGTCGTACCAGGCCAACGATCGGCAGCGCCCGAGACCGGCCGGCGGCGATCAGCGCGCCATCGCGGGGTTGCCCGAAAATGCGTTCGTGTTCTGCTGCTTCAACAACCCCGCGAAGCTGACGCCATCGATGTTCGCGGCGTGGGCGCGGATCCTCGGGCGCGTGCCCGGCTCGGTGCTCTGGTTGCTGGCCGAAGAGGACGAGGCCATCCGGAACCTCCGCAGCCATGCCGCGGAACTGGGCCTCGATCCGGCCTGGCTGGTCTTCGCGGATCGATGCGATCGCGAGACCTATCTGGCACGACTCGCGTCGGCGGATCTCTTCCTCGACACGCTGCCCTACAACGCCGGCACGACGGCCAGCGACGCGTTGTGGATGGGCTTGCCGGTGCTGACGCAGGCGGGGCAGTCCTTCGCCGGCCGCATGGCGTCCAGCCTCCTTCACGCCGTGGGCCTGCCGGAACTGGTGGTGGCGACGCAGGACGAGTACGTCGATACCGCGGTGGCGCTCGCGACCGACGGGGACAGTTTCAACGAACTTCGGAATCGCCTCCAGGAGAATCGCGACTCGGCGGTGCTGTTCGACACGCCGGCGTTCACTCGGTGTCTCGAACTGGCGTACCTCACTGCGCTTTCAGGAACTCAGGAGGGTGACATCGCCGTCGGCGAGACAATCGCGCCCCACAGGAGCGACACACCATGGCACATCGGGAACACCGCTATCACGTCACCGTGA